One region of Budorcas taxicolor isolate Tak-1 chromosome 3, Takin1.1, whole genome shotgun sequence genomic DNA includes:
- the MPZ gene encoding myelin protein P0 — MAPGAPSSSPSPILAALLFSSLVLSPVQAIVVYTDKEVHGAVGSQVTLYCSFWSSEWVSDDLSFTWRYQPEGGRDAISIFHYAKGQPYIDEVGTFKERIQWVGDPHRKDGSIVIHNLDYGDNGTFTCDVKNPPDIVGKTSQVTLYVFEKVPTRYGVVLGAVIGGVLGVVLLALLLFYLIRYCWLRRQAALQRRLSAMEKGKLHKTAKDSAKRGRQTPVLYAMLDHSRSAKAAGEKKAKGLGESRKDKK; from the exons ATGGCTCCTGGGGCTCCCTCATCCAGCCCCAGTCCTATCCTGGCTGCGCTACTCTTCTCCTCCTTGG TGCTCTCCCCTGTCCAGGCCATTGTGGTCTACACAGACAAGGAGGTCCACGGTGCTGTGGGCTCGCAGGTGACACTGTATTGCTCCTTCTGGTCCAGTGAGTGGGTTTCAGATGACCTCTCCTTCACCTGGCGCTACCAGCCCGAAGGGGGCCGTGATGCCATCTCG ATCTTCCACTACGCCAAGGGACAGCCCTACATCGATGAGGTGGGGACCTTCAAAGAGCGCATCCAGTGGGTAGGGGACCCTCACCGGAAGGACGGCTCCATTGTCATACACAACCTGGACTATGGTGACAACGGCACTTTCACCTGTGACGTCAAAAACCCACCAGACATAGTGGGCAAGACCTCTCAGGTCACGCTCTATGTCTTTGAAAAAG TGCCTACGAGGTACGGGGTCGTGCTGGGAGCCGTGATCGGGGGTGTGCTGGGGGTTGTGCTGCTGGCGCTGCTGCTTTTCTACCTGATTCGGTACTGCTGGCTACGCAGGCAGGCGGCCCTGCAGAGAAGGCTCAG TGCCATGGAGAAGGGCAAATTGCACAAGACTGCGAAGGACTCCGCAAAGCGCGGCCGGCAG ACGCCGGTGCTGTACGCCATGCTGGACCACAGCAGAAGCGCCAAAGCTGCCGGCGAGAAGAAGGCTAAAGGGTTGGGGGAGTCTCGCAAGGATAAGAAATAG